One window from the genome of Candidatus Chlorohelix allophototropha encodes:
- a CDS encoding CCA tRNA nucleotidyltransferase, with amino-acid sequence MKPNFPSFNHNDPHVLIEQLRKLLPDAHFYAVNQVAEVAEREGVTALLVGGIVRDLMLGRQNLDLDFMTLDYSHVLAEHLTAHFKHAPHVDRVRLHKHKAFGTAKIEIFFQSGDYLHIDLATARLETYEHPGALPTVRIDPPAPVEVDLKRRDYTINAMSLSLSGGLVDPYNGLEDLRDGFLRVLHPRSFIDDPTRMPRGLRYAARFGYQFDPATEELFRESVRERHFELLTPVRKRNELVKILREDAPERGLNLLQKYDLLDQFDPALIWDCDTLEEFRRIKEYRFVDLLNRVPAYLSALCWRSLPEQVEHALAALAFFDQEANIPPQVARLRQAVFPMLQPDLKNSLLYALLNSYERGAIEAAAILQPFHAPLLRHYLEVVSRRKPHLSGGYLIHMGLKPGKQFKALLEDLLNAVLDGELKSLEDEAHFLRQKALDSNFT; translated from the coding sequence CCAAACTTTCCGTCGTTTAATCATAATGATCCGCATGTGCTGATAGAACAGCTTCGCAAACTGCTGCCTGATGCTCATTTCTATGCGGTAAATCAGGTGGCGGAAGTAGCGGAGCGTGAAGGGGTAACCGCGCTTTTGGTGGGTGGTATCGTGCGCGATTTGATGCTGGGTCGGCAAAACCTCGACCTTGATTTTATGACGCTCGATTATAGCCACGTTCTGGCTGAACACCTGACTGCCCATTTCAAGCATGCTCCCCATGTTGACCGCGTGCGTTTGCACAAGCATAAAGCTTTTGGTACTGCCAAAATCGAGATTTTTTTTCAGAGCGGCGATTACCTGCATATAGACCTTGCTACTGCCCGTCTTGAAACCTATGAACATCCCGGCGCACTTCCTACCGTTAGGATTGATCCACCCGCTCCGGTTGAGGTGGATTTGAAGCGGCGCGACTATACTATCAACGCTATGTCACTTTCTCTTAGCGGTGGTTTAGTTGACCCTTACAACGGATTAGAAGACCTACGCGATGGCTTTTTGCGAGTATTGCACCCTCGCAGCTTTATTGATGATCCTACCCGCATGCCGCGCGGGTTGCGCTACGCTGCCCGTTTTGGCTACCAATTTGACCCTGCAACCGAAGAACTGTTTCGGGAATCGGTGCGGGAGCGACACTTTGAATTGCTAACACCTGTCCGCAAACGCAACGAACTGGTTAAAATATTGCGCGAGGATGCCCCTGAACGTGGGCTGAATTTATTGCAGAAGTATGACTTGCTAGATCAATTTGATCCGGCATTAATCTGGGATTGCGATACCCTAGAAGAATTCAGGCGTATCAAGGAATATCGCTTTGTCGATTTGCTGAACCGCGTTCCCGCTTATCTTTCCGCGCTGTGCTGGCGCAGTTTGCCTGAGCAGGTGGAACATGCACTGGCGGCGTTGGCATTTTTTGACCAAGAAGCTAACATACCCCCCCAAGTAGCGCGTTTGCGGCAAGCGGTTTTTCCCATGCTGCAACCGGATTTGAAAAACAGCCTTCTCTATGCGTTGCTAAATTCTTACGAACGTGGCGCAATCGAAGCCGCTGCGATTCTGCAACCTTTCCATGCACCGTTATTGCGCCATTATCTGGAAGTGGTTAGTCGCCGCAAGCCGCACCTGAGCGGTGGTTATCTTATCCATATGGGTTTGAAACCGGGTAAGCAGTTCAAGGCATTGTTAGAAGATTTACTCAATGCAGTTCTGGATGGCGAGTTAAAAAGCCTTGAAGACGAAGCCCACTTTTTAAGGCAAAAAGCTCTAGATAGTAATTTCACATGA